Proteins from a genomic interval of Zonotrichia albicollis isolate bZonAlb1 chromosome 18, bZonAlb1.hap1, whole genome shotgun sequence:
- the PRKAB1 gene encoding 5'-AMP-activated protein kinase subunit beta-1, which yields MGNTSSERAGLERHGHKGARGDSSGGATKEGDRPKILMDSPEDADLFHPEEMKAPLEKEEFLAWQQDLEVNDKTPTQARPTVFRWTGGGKEVYLSGSFNNWSKIPLTRSHNNFVAILDLPEGEHQYKFLVDGQWTHDPAEPVVTSQLGTVNNIIQVKKTDFEVFDALMVDSQKCSDMSELSSSPPGPYHQEPYVCKAEERFKSPPILPPHLLQVILNKDTGISCDPALLPEPNHVMLNHLYALSIKDGVMVLSATHRYKKKYVTTLLYKPI from the exons ATGGGGAACACGAGCAGCGAGCGCGCGGGGCTGGAGCGCCATGGGCACAAAGGCGCCCGAGGGGACAGCTCAGGAGGAGCCACCAAGGAGGGGGACAGACCCAAAATCCTCATGGACAGCCCTGAAGATGCAGACTTGTTCCATCCAGAGGAAATGAAG GCTCCATTGGAGAAAGAAGAGTTTCTAGCTTGGCAGCAGGACCTGGAGGTGAATGACAAAACCCCCACTCAAGCTCGGCCTACGGTGTTCCGCTGGACTGGAGGGGGGAAGGAGGTTTATTTGTCAGGGTCCTTCAACAACTGGAGTAAGATTCCTCTGACAAGGAG TCACAATAACTTTGTGGCAATCCTGGACCTGCCAGAAGGAGAGCACCAGTACAAGTTCCTCGTGGATGGGCAGTGGACACACGATCCTGCAGAG CCAGTAGTAACCAGCCAGCTGGGTACTGTCAACAACATCATCCAGGTGAAGAAAACTGACTTTGAAGTGTTTGATGCTTTGATGGTGGACTCCCAAAAATGTTCAGACATGTCTG AGCTGTCCAGTTCACCCCCAGGACCGTACCACCAGGAGCCCTATGTCTGCAAGGCAGAGGAGCGCTTTAAATCCCCACCCATTCTCCCCCCACACCTGTTGCAGGTCATCCTGAACAAGGACACAGGCATTTCT TGTGACCCCGCTCTGCTCCCTGAGCCCAACCACGTCATGCTGAACCACCTGTATGCACTTTCCATCAAG GATGGAGTGATGGTGCTCAGTGCTACACACCGTTACAAGAAGAAATACGTGACCACTTTGCTGTACAAGCCAATATGA